TGAAAAGGCTCGGACCCGTGCAAAAAGATGGTATACTCCTTCTTCTGATATGTTAAAAGTAAATCGTACGCGATTATCTGGAGCGTCGGCTGGCTCACTATAGCTGTTAAGATTTTTAGCAACAACATAACTACCACCTGAAGCATCAGCGTCTTCTACTGTTGTCCAACTGCTACCTACCTCTCCACACTCACTTTCCAACCATATACCTTTGTCGTTAGATGCAGGGCCAAGCCCTGCTTTAAAGGTTGTAGATGCGTTTTTACCAGTAGAATAATATAATACTCCATCTACCACACCTGCTATACCAGAAGCTCTAGAAGCAGGCATATCAGTATAGCGTGTCCATTCGTCATTTTCAGGGTCATAAGCCAATACTGCTTTAGAGTATGGTCCCAAAAATTTATACTCACCACCTAAAACAAATATTTTTCCGTCATAAGCGAATGTAGAGCCCGTGATATGTCCTTTACCGGGGGTTAAATTATCAGGTACTTCATTAATGTCTGGCAGGTCTGTGACTTTGGTCCATTTATCAGTTTGAGGATCATACATATGTACATCGTCCTGTGTGGTAAGTTCGCCATCCTGTTTATGCTGCCCACCAACAATGTATAGCTTCCCATTTAGTACGGCAGAGCCGATATGATTTCTTGGGTTCGGTAAAGGGCTAGAAGTTAAATACTTCCATCCAGCACTTAAGTTACTCAAGTCTAACACCAGCAAATCACTCTGTTCCTGATTACGTGCCAGGTTGGTTCCTCCTACCCAGTATAGTTTTCCATTAATGTATTCTAAAGTACCTGCTGAACGGTCATGGGGTAGGTCAGGTAGGCGCTCATAAGTATCATTAGCCACGTTGTATTTATAACCATATTTGGTCCCGAAAATTTGCCCTATACCATTACTACTTGCTGCATACCCACCCACAAAATAAATATCTGTACCATCAGTAGTAAAACCGGCGTGGGTTACTCCACCGTGAGCAGAATTTGGGTGCATCTTAGGCATGGCTTTTAGCAATGACCAACTATCACCTTTTGGATCATAGGCATAAGCTCTTTCGGTAGGGGTATAGTATGGTTTTTTCTCAATATCAAATCCACTAAAAGAGTAAAGCTTCCCTCCTACTACCACGCTTTGCCCTTCGCTATTTCCAAAATCTTGCGCTTTAGCATTTGACCATGAAATAGTTTCTGAATTGGTGGTGTTTACTACTTCATCTTTAATCAATACATCTACTGTTGAACTTGATTTTTCGTTATTAATGTTACTTGCCTGAATCGTTAATTTTACTGGACCGACTACTGCCAAAAGATGGGTAGGGTCTTTAACAGTTAGTTCACCATTATTATCTATTTGAAATAATTCAGCAGCGTTAATGTTAAGGTCATTTGGGGAGGCGCCACTATTCATAGCTTCTGCTGCTGTAATTTGAAAACTGTTAATACTCACAGCATCAGTAGCTTGTACGGTACCTACAATTGTACCTGTAGCACTACCCTCAACAACTTCAAACTGTTGTCCTGCCGGAATTGAAGGAATAAATAGCTCCCCATAAAATAGTAAGCTACCAGAACTGGCTTTTAATGTCCACAGAGGACAACATAATATGCACAACAAAAACAGTATAGTTTTTTTGTAAAGTAGGTGGTAGTTTGGTAAATGTGTCTTCATGATGTGATAAGTAGTTTAGAAAAATCAATTGAAAAGTTAGCTAGGACCAAATACGTAATGGTACATTATACGCTAGCTCAGAAACTAAAAAAGTGTTGAATTCCGACTCAATTTTGAGCAAAAAAATAGTGACTTCCAATAGAAAATTAGCAAATTTTTTATGTAAGCAAAAGGAAAATTTACTCCTGTCTATATATTCTTTTACTGCTGACTCATGGTCTTACTTACTGTTTATGATCTAAAGCTGAGAGATTCAAAACGATAAAATGGCTCTTTCACAGAACAAATGAGCATGGTATTATTTTATCAGAATTACCACTCGTTTGTAACGGGTCATGGAAGGATAGGCATTATCGGATACCTCACAAATGATATGTAGACTTTGGCCTGGCTTGGCTGTTTCTGAAATTTTAAATCTAATTGAAGAAGTTTTAGCCCCATCCAATGCAATTGGTTTCTGGTAAGTTCCTGCTTCATGATATTGCCACCAGTTAAAGTTAAGTGTATCTCCATCTGGATCAGTAGAAGAAGAGGCATCTATTTGAATGTACTCTCCAGGTTTTGCTTTCAATTGCTCTTTACAGTTTATTCTTACCTGAGGTGGATGATTCGCTTCATGATAATTGCTTGAAACACACCACTTGGCCCTTGCAGCAAAATCATGTTGAAATGCTGGAATCCACCGATAGATTGATTGATACAAACCTTCTTCATCTTCTGCGCTTTGCCAGGTACTGTTTTTTTCTTTAAACCTACCACCCCAGCTTCCCCATGAAGGATCTAGTTTGCTATTTAATCCATTTGGTATGCTATACATAAAAGCAGGAGAGTCACCTTCAGAAATGAACGCACCAGTCTGACGTGCTCCATACAAATGATTTTTATAAATTTCTAACAGAGGCCCATTCCCCTTGAATAAATACTCATTCATCCATTCTGAGGAATAGTAGTGCTGCAAACTGTCAGGAATACTTTTCTTCCATGGATAGCCAATAGCGGGAAAAGCTGTACTAATAAGAGTAGTAAGTTCGGGCCAGTTAGGCTTAATGTACTGCTCAAATGTTGAATCCTGTTGCATAATAAGGTAGAGTCTTGCCTTCTGACTCACTTCCTTTTTTCTATTTGGGTACTTTTCATCTATTGTTTTTAAAGCACGGGCAATAGTATTAGCACCTCCCCAGGCTTGTAAGTATACCGGTTTATCGTCATTTTCTAGTAATACCTTTACAATCAGTTGAGAACCTTCTGTTTCATGCTCCATATCACCCGCCAGGTCTATATTTCCTTCTGCTACAATACTTCTGAGATAGGTAGGTGACGGATATGTACTACTATGAACGATAAGCTTATCGTATACATTTTCATATGCCTCCAAATGCTCCTCAATCCAGGATACATCATGCCACTGATGGCCAGCTACACTACCCCTACCCTTCCAGTGGAACTTTGAACTAGTATGCACAATCCCTTTTACATCAAACTCATTTGCATAAAGTAAAAACCTAACCATGGAGCAACGATCGTCAAATTCACCATCTGTTGTTACAATCACTTTTAGATTGTCATTAACAGTTTGTGAAGGTGCTGAACAGATGATAAAATTGAGGCTAAATGTAAAAAGTAGTAAAAGGTTTTTCATCGTAGGTTTATAATGATAAACAATATACATAATACCTCTTGTAGCAGTATCAATTGCTTGTCGTTAATATGGCAAAAAAAAGCAGGCCTTTGTACTCAAAGTGAGTTAAGGCCTGCTTACAAACATTCAAACTAAAACTTTTTATGTGTTACAAACGCACTGGCATTTCTAAAATTTTGTGATTTTGAATTCAGTTCTACGGTTTATCTGATGCTCATCTTCTGAACATTTTACACCATCTTTACAACGGTTTTTCAGTTGACTTTCTCCATAGCCTTTCCCTTTTATCCGGACAGCACTAATACCTTGAGAAACTATATAATCCGCAGAAGCCTTAGCCCTGTTATCTGAAAGACGCATATTAGATGAAGCACTTCCCCGGGCATCGGTATGAGAGCCTAGCTCTATTTCAATAGTAGGGTTTTCCTTCATCACTTTAACAATTTTATTTAATTCAATGGCGGCGTCTTTTCGTATGTTATATTTACCCAGATCAAAATAGATCGGCTGAACGTCTATTAACTCTCCTATATCTGTTCCAATTTCAATTTTATCCAGTTTTACATTTAGAACATCATGGAGATTAATTTGCCCAGGCTGTTTAAGTACTGTTTCAAAATCAGTAGTCTTATTTAAGTATCCTTTTTTTGAAAGCTGAATTTCAAAACTCAAGTGATCGTTTATCTTACCATTTTCTAAAACATGGTTAAATGAACCCTCTTTTGTAGTAGTAACTTTTAAAACTTCTTCGTTAGAAGACTTATCTACAATAATAATTTCCACACCAGGAATGGGCTGAGATGAATTATTTTCAGTGATTAAACCAAACAGTGAGAAATCTAAATCTCTTTTAAGATCCAGGTTTATTTCAGAGCTTGTCTCGGTAATGTCTGCTTCAAAACTTTTTAGTTTTTCCCGATAATCCTCCTGCTGTGCCAGCACAGTGTATTTGGTATCTGGCTGAATATTAAACTGGTAATAACCTTCTTCGTTTGCATAAGTGCTAGCAAGTATATTGTTGTTCTCACCTTGCAAGATCACTTTTGCCCCTTTCAGCTTACGACCGTCTTTCGCATCAGTTATTGCACCTTTAACCACCCATTGGTCCAGTAAGGATTTAGTAGAAGTGAATGTATAAATATCATCATTTCCCTTCCCTCCTTCTCTATTACTAGAAAAATACCCAGAACGACCATCTGAATTTACAATAAGAGCAAAGTCATCGCTTGATGTATTAATCGGGTACCCCAGATTAGTGATGTGACTTGACTCATCTACTTTTATATCTACACCAAAAATATCTAATCCTCCTAAGCCTTCTCTACCATTACTGGCAAAATAAAGTTCTGCATCATTATGAAGATATGGAAACATCTCATTTCCTTCAGTATTGATATCTTTACCCATGTTCTTAGGCTCCTGCCATTCACCGTTTTCCATTCTGGTAGTATAGATATCTGTGCCACCAAACCCACCTGGCATATCGCTGGAAAAGTAAAGCCTATTATCGCTAGACATCGTGGGGTGACCACATGAGTATTCAGCACTGTTAAATGGAAGCAACTCAGGCTTAGTCCACTTTCCATTTTCTTTCTTTTCTGCGTAGAGTAGCTTAAGCTTGTTAATACCCTCTTTACTTCTGCCCAACTTTTTTTCATGGTAATGGCTGCGCGTAAATATCACCTTAGTATCGTTATCAAAAAAGACAGCTGTACCTTCATGATATTTAGTGTTAATCTCCTTACTTAGGGCTTCTGCTTTTCCGTTTTCACCATTTAGTTTATACAGATCCAGATAACTTGAGTTGTCCCAGGCAAAATTACCTCTACCACTTCTGGCTGATGTAAATACAATTGAATTTTCAAAAAAGGTAGGGGCAAAATCTGATTGCTCAGAGTTAAAAGGAGCTTCACTTACTGTTAAATAATCCTCATTACGATACAGAGCCTGCTGATTTTCTATACCCTTTATGCGGTTTAGTACTCTTCTTTCCTTTCCCTGCTTCTGTGCGTATTTTTCGTACCACTCTTTGGCCTCTTCATACTTTCCATTACTGCTTAATGCCTCAGCATAATACAAGTAGTATTCTGCAGAAGTAGAGCTTTCCTCCTGTATTGCTAATGCATACCACTTTTCTGCTTTTTCCGGCTGATTTAGTTTGCGATAGCTTTCTGCAATTTTGAGTTTAGCTTCGTGGTTGGTACTGTCCTTTTTGTAGGCAGACTGATAGTAGTCCAGGGCTCGGACAAATGCCATTTCTTGAAAGTAACGATCACCCTGTTGAATAAGCTGGCTTTGTGCCATCAACTGAGTAATACTTATCCAACTTAATATTGTATAAACTATTAATGATCTCATCATTTTGCATTAAAAATATCGTGGCGTAAGCATTTTTTTATCTTTCTTAAGGAAGCGATAATTCAGCATAAGCTCATGCGTACCTGTATGAAATTGCTTGAGGTCGGTTAAAGTATAATCGTAAGCATAACCAAATTTGAACTGTTGGGTAGCTTGAAACTCTAATAGTGCACTCATAGCATCAAAAGAACGATACGACAAGCCAAACCAGACCAGCTCCTTAATCAAGAGGTTGGCATTAATATCCACTTCTAATGGAGCGCCCTCTACTGCTTTAATCAACATATTAGGCTTCAATTTCAAGTTATGGTTCAGGTCAAATACATAACCAGAGGTAAGAAACCAGTGACGATACTGACGAGCCTGAGTATCTTCCTGCCCAGGATAAGCATTGTTTAGCAAATGGGGTAAAGAAAAGCCTACATAGAACCTTCGGGTATTATAGTAAGCCCCCGCACCAAAATTTGGTAAAAAGGAGTGCAATTCGTCAGCATTGAAAGCACCATCATCTCCCTGTCTGACAAATACCTGACTAAAGCTGGCTTTATAGGTATTAAAGCCAGCCTGTAGTCCTGCAGATAGTATTCCTTTTGCTAATTTTAAGCGATAGGCATAGATAGCATACGCACCATACTGATTGGTTTCTCCAATCTGGTCATGTGTAAACAGCATACCCAACGCTATTTTTTTGTTTCTCAATGGAGCATGTGCCGAGAATGTCTGGCTACTCGGTGCACCCTCAAGCCCCAGCCATTGCTCTCGCCCCAAAGCGGTTAGACTTAAGGACTCATGACTTCCGGCATATGCTGGATTAATGGCCAATCCATTAAACATATACTGTGTGAACATGGCTTGCTGCTGGGCATAAGCAAGTGTTGAACACATACTTATGCAAACCATCAATAACCATTTTGAAATAGATCTCATACCTACTAGCCTTATTTACTTTGTGGATTAGCGGTGAACTGTTATATATCCCTTACGGGCTTTTTCACCATTTCCTAAATCAATTATGTAAAAGTATGTACCGTCTGGTACCTGTGAGTTGCCGAGCACCAGCCCAAGCGAAGAGTCACTTGTCCAGGCACGGTCACGATTATTATAGCCTTTCATTTCAAAGATCTTATTACCCCAGCGGTTAAAAATCTGTACGGTATTGTTAGGATAATCTTCTATACCATCTATCCACCAAACATCATTTTTACCATCCTGATTAGGAGAAAAACCTTTGTAAACAACGATCACATCTTCTTCACTATCCGGTATACCATCGCCATCGCTATCTGTTTCCAGATAGTCTGGAATGCCATCTTTGTCCAGGTCGCGCGGATTATCCAGGTCGCTTCCGGCTTCCTGAGTATCACTTACTCCATCGTTATCGCTATCAGTTTCCAGAGCATCAGGAATACCATCGCCATCAGTATCTCTAGGTTGTTCTGGATTTGGTCCTGCCTCTATAGCATCAGAAATACCATCATTATCACTGTCGGTATCTTTATAGTCAGGAATACCATCGCCATCTGAGTCAGCTGCATTATCACTACTACTTCCATACTCTATAGTGTCAGAAACTCCATCGTTGTCACTGTCCGTATCCTGAACATCAGGAATACCATCACCATCACTGTCTATTAAAGAAGTAGAATCCGCTCCAGCTTCTACAGCATCAGGAATACCATCGTTATCACTGTCGGTATCCAGATGATTTGGAATTCCATCACTGTCTGAGTCTTGAGGTTGAGCGGGGCTGCTACCTGCTTCTATAGAGTCAGGTATACCATCGCCATCACTATCCTCATCTTGAGTATCTGGAATACCATCACCATCAGTATCTGTAGGTTTAGCAGGATTGTCTCCGGCTTCTTCACTATCAGGTATACCATCACCGTCGCTATCTGTATCTCTATAATCCGGAGTACCATCAGCGTCAGTATCTACCGGGCTGCTAAGGTTGGTTTTTGCCTCTACAGCATCAGGAATACCGTCACCATCACTGTCAGTATCTTCAAAGTCTGGAATTCCATCTCCATCGGTATCGCGTGGGTTATCCGAGTCTGTACCAATTTCTACTGAATCAGGGATACCATCACCATCACTGTCTGCTGGCCCTGCATTAACTACACTAAGGTTTACTGTACCTATAACACATTGCGCAGGAGTACTACCATCGCAGACTTCGTAAGTAAATGAGTCTTCACCAGTATAGCCTTCATCGGGAATGTAAGTGAAGGTGCCATCGGTATTTAGCGTTAGGGTACCATGCTGAGGCGCACTAACTGCTGAAGTTGAGAATACTAAACCTGTGCCTTCAGGATCGCTTACGAAAGAAGCTAAAGTCTCACTTTCTACTCTTCCTCCTTCTTCTACTTCAAAACTTGCAGCGGAAGCTACAGGTGCTCCATCAGTTACAGCATCTACTTTTATAGAAACCGACTGCGTAGTTGCTGCATAACTATTACCATCACTTGCATTCCATAAGAATGACACTGTACCATAGTAATTCTCATTCGGCTCAAAAGTGAGTTGATCAAGCTGTGTCAATGTAATCTCATCATTGACAGAGACCGGAATACCGTTTAGCAGTAGACTACCATTTTCTGGTAAACTAACAATCTGAATTTTGTTTAGAAGATCTCCATCCACATCCTCAAACTCAGTGGTAAAATCTGATACACTAAACTTCATTGCTTCGTCTTCATTCGTAGACTTGGTAATATCTGACAAGACAGGACTGTCTTGTACGGCATTAACTGTAATATCTACACTTGCAGGTGCATCTGCATACTGGAACCCATCAAATGCATTCCAAGTGAATGAGACAATACCATTAAAATCTGGTGCCGGAACAAAGCTTAACTGATTTAAATCAGCTACTGAAACTTCATCATCAACCGAAACCTCTACCCCATTTAGTAGCAATATTCCATTAGTGGGCAAGCTAAGTATCTGTATTTTTGAAAGAGCATCACCATCAGCATCACTAAACTGGTCGCTAAAATCTGCTACTGTAAAAACGAGTGTTTCATCCTCATTAGTTTCTGCAGTAACGTCAGACAAGAGCGGAGCTTGTTGAGGTACTACATTGAGGTTTACCTGGGCATCTGAGGCCGCATATTGAGCACCATCATATGCATTCCAGCTAAAATTACTTATACCTGTATACGCAGCCACAGGCGTAAAACTAAGTTTTGACAGATTGTTGGCTGCAATCACATCATTTACAGCAACATCAACTCCATTAAGTTTTAGTGTTCCGTTGGCAGGCAAACTTTTGATTTGAATATTTACCAGTTGATCTCCCTCAACATCTGCATATGCCGAAGTAAAGTCAATATTGCTAAAAAGAGTGACTTTGTCCTGAGCAGCAGGTTTATCCACAGCACTTAGCGTCGGAGCATCATTTACCGAAGTTACATCTATGGTAATTGTTTGGACTTCACTAAGGGCACCTTCATTATCTTCAACACTGAAATCAAATGCTGTATAGCCAGTGCCATTATCGTCTGCCTCCGGGCTAAATGTAAATAGTGCTCTATCAGCAAACTTTGTAGCATCGTCTACATCTGACTGCGTAATCTCAATACCGTTATAGAATAGTGTTCCACTAGAAGGAAGACTTCTAATTACTACTGAAGTATAGGCGTCTCCATCTGCTACATCGCTAAAGGCAAAGTCTACATCTGAGAAAACATAATCTGTATCTTCAGGCGTACTTACTGTTTTATCTGCACTTACTGGAGCATCATTCACTGCAAGAACATTTGCTGTCATAGTGTAGCTTACACTATACCTATTTGCAGCATCTTTTACCTGGAAATCAAATGTAGTATATGGTACTCCATTTTGGTCTGCTACCGGCTCAAAAGTAAGGTTACCATTTGCTAAATCGCTTTCGCTTATCTCAT
This window of the Porifericola rhodea genome carries:
- a CDS encoding DUF1593 domain-containing protein, which codes for MKNLLLLFTFSLNFIICSAPSQTVNDNLKVIVTTDGEFDDRCSMVRFLLYANEFDVKGIVHTSSKFHWKGRGSVAGHQWHDVSWIEEHLEAYENVYDKLIVHSSTYPSPTYLRSIVAEGNIDLAGDMEHETEGSQLIVKVLLENDDKPVYLQAWGGANTIARALKTIDEKYPNRKKEVSQKARLYLIMQQDSTFEQYIKPNWPELTTLISTAFPAIGYPWKKSIPDSLQHYYSSEWMNEYLFKGNGPLLEIYKNHLYGARQTGAFISEGDSPAFMYSIPNGLNSKLDPSWGSWGGRFKEKNSTWQSAEDEEGLYQSIYRWIPAFQHDFAARAKWCVSSNYHEANHPPQVRINCKEQLKAKPGEYIQIDASSSTDPDGDTLNFNWWQYHEAGTYQKPIALDGAKTSSIRFKISETAKPGQSLHIICEVSDNAYPSMTRYKRVVILIK
- a CDS encoding OmpA family protein translates to MAQSQLIQQGDRYFQEMAFVRALDYYQSAYKKDSTNHEAKLKIAESYRKLNQPEKAEKWYALAIQEESSTSAEYYLYYAEALSSNGKYEEAKEWYEKYAQKQGKERRVLNRIKGIENQQALYRNEDYLTVSEAPFNSEQSDFAPTFFENSIVFTSARSGRGNFAWDNSSYLDLYKLNGENGKAEALSKEINTKYHEGTAVFFDNDTKVIFTRSHYHEKKLGRSKEGINKLKLLYAEKKENGKWTKPELLPFNSAEYSCGHPTMSSDNRLYFSSDMPGGFGGTDIYTTRMENGEWQEPKNMGKDINTEGNEMFPYLHNDAELYFASNGREGLGGLDIFGVDIKVDESSHITNLGYPINTSSDDFALIVNSDGRSGYFSSNREGGKGNDDIYTFTSTKSLLDQWVVKGAITDAKDGRKLKGAKVILQGENNNILASTYANEEGYYQFNIQPDTKYTVLAQQEDYREKLKSFEADITETSSEINLDLKRDLDFSLFGLITENNSSQPIPGVEIIIVDKSSNEEVLKVTTTKEGSFNHVLENGKINDHLSFEIQLSKKGYLNKTTDFETVLKQPGQINLHDVLNVKLDKIEIGTDIGELIDVQPIYFDLGKYNIRKDAAIELNKIVKVMKENPTIEIELGSHTDARGSASSNMRLSDNRAKASADYIVSQGISAVRIKGKGYGESQLKNRCKDGVKCSEDEHQINRRTEFKITKF
- a CDS encoding PorP/SprF family type IX secretion system membrane protein, which encodes MRSISKWLLMVCISMCSTLAYAQQQAMFTQYMFNGLAINPAYAGSHESLSLTALGREQWLGLEGAPSSQTFSAHAPLRNKKIALGMLFTHDQIGETNQYGAYAIYAYRLKLAKGILSAGLQAGFNTYKASFSQVFVRQGDDGAFNADELHSFLPNFGAGAYYNTRRFYVGFSLPHLLNNAYPGQEDTQARQYRHWFLTSGYVFDLNHNLKLKPNMLIKAVEGAPLEVDINANLLIKELVWFGLSYRSFDAMSALLEFQATQQFKFGYAYDYTLTDLKQFHTGTHELMLNYRFLKKDKKMLTPRYF